In the Aneurinibacillus soli genome, one interval contains:
- the mfd gene encoding transcription-repair coupling factor, producing the protein MKGLIETFMHDDEFATIVSGYERGLREQLASGLGGSARQVFFAALYQKMARPLVIVTHNMYQAQKVHDDLSQFIPGEELWLYPANEMVLSEVAISSPETLSQRLEVLNALSSGKRGILIVPYAGVRRSVVPVEKWRQARITFTVGNEIDREIFLEKMIALGYERVEMVEARGEMSVRGGIIDIFPAYMMHPIRIELFDTEIDSIRTFDISDQRSIENLQEIVVGPTREVFGERDVFLAAAEKVEAHMKETLPKIKAVQVKELIAEKVGWEIEQLRQGHAFTGIYKYISFLYSGRHTLLEYMSGQPLLIVDEPSRIVESAAQMEKDEAEWKTALIQEGEFLPDIEVSHPIEEILSSKKRPVLHVALFLRQVPKTSPQNIVNFNCKTMQNFHGQMNVLKGELERWKKSNMTVIFCAADEERARRLEHVFHDYEMEADIVLQPEQALISKQPVITLGNLQGGFELPMQHLVVITESEVFTQKQRKASKTRKNLSNAERIKSYTELAVGDYVVHVNHGIGKYLGIETLDINGIHKDYLHIKYAGNDKLYVPIEQIDQVQKYVGSEEKEPKVYKLGGTDWKKVKNKVRASVQDIAQDLIKLYAERQQARGYAFSKDGEEMREFEAMFPYDETDDQLRTICEIKEDMEMPRPMDRLLCGDVGYGKTEVAIRAAFKSVMDGKQVAILVPTTILAQQHYETFRERFADYPVTISVISRFRTRKEQTQTLKGVKDGTVDIVIGTHRLLSKDVIFKDLGLLIVDEEQRFGVTHKEKLKRLKTNVDVLTLTATPIPRTLHMSMLGVRDLSVIETPPENRFPVQTYVMEYSAGLVREAVERELAREGQVYFLYNQVQGIDQMAEQIRMLVPEAKVVVAHGQMSETELESVMLSFLEGESDVLVSTTIIETGVDIPNVNTLIVTNADRMGLSQLYQLRGRVGRSNRIAYAYFTYQRDKVLTEVAEKRLQAIKEFTELGSGFKIAMRDLSIRGAGNLLGAEQHGFIASVGFDLYSQMLKDAIEELKGEPQKEEEVHPEITITIDAFIPSDYIQDGKQKIEMYKKFAAASSFSDLDDLTEELIDRFGTIPHSVMNLLHVAKLRVYARENRIVEIAQKGEAVLLTFHEDQTTKVDWSILYDLEGSLSRRISLSRQAQQVVVSLKVKGLQSEEIVEQLETFFVQFDAVKKKTEGEEAADVAK; encoded by the coding sequence ATGAAAGGTCTGATAGAGACCTTTATGCATGATGATGAGTTTGCAACCATCGTCAGCGGATATGAACGAGGATTGCGCGAACAGCTTGCATCAGGACTTGGAGGTTCGGCGCGTCAGGTGTTTTTTGCCGCGCTGTATCAAAAAATGGCGCGGCCACTTGTCATTGTCACGCACAATATGTATCAAGCACAAAAAGTACATGACGATTTAAGCCAGTTCATACCGGGAGAAGAGTTATGGCTATATCCGGCAAATGAAATGGTCCTCTCTGAAGTGGCAATTTCAAGCCCGGAAACGCTCAGCCAGCGTCTTGAGGTGTTGAATGCGCTCTCGAGTGGAAAGCGCGGTATTTTGATTGTGCCGTATGCAGGCGTACGTCGCTCTGTGGTGCCGGTGGAGAAATGGCGCCAGGCTCGAATTACGTTTACAGTTGGCAATGAGATCGATAGAGAAATCTTTCTGGAGAAAATGATTGCACTCGGGTATGAGCGAGTGGAAATGGTAGAGGCGCGCGGTGAGATGAGTGTGCGCGGCGGGATCATAGATATTTTCCCGGCTTATATGATGCATCCGATTCGGATTGAACTGTTTGATACGGAGATCGATTCGATCCGTACTTTCGACATCAGTGACCAGCGTTCTATTGAGAATTTGCAGGAGATTGTAGTAGGACCGACCCGCGAAGTGTTCGGGGAGCGAGATGTTTTCCTGGCTGCTGCCGAGAAAGTAGAAGCTCATATGAAAGAGACGCTTCCGAAGATTAAGGCAGTACAAGTGAAAGAATTGATTGCCGAGAAGGTCGGCTGGGAAATCGAGCAGTTGCGTCAGGGGCATGCCTTTACTGGAATCTATAAATATATTTCATTTTTATATTCGGGGCGCCATACATTGCTAGAGTATATGAGCGGCCAGCCTCTGCTTATTGTGGATGAGCCTTCCCGTATTGTAGAGTCTGCTGCTCAGATGGAGAAAGACGAAGCGGAATGGAAAACGGCACTCATTCAGGAAGGAGAATTCCTTCCTGATATAGAGGTGTCCCATCCTATAGAAGAGATTCTTTCATCCAAAAAGCGTCCGGTTCTACATGTTGCTCTATTCTTACGACAGGTTCCTAAAACAAGTCCACAAAATATTGTGAACTTTAATTGCAAAACCATGCAGAATTTCCACGGTCAGATGAATGTACTAAAAGGTGAGCTAGAGCGCTGGAAGAAATCGAATATGACCGTTATATTTTGTGCGGCAGATGAAGAACGCGCCCGCCGCCTCGAGCATGTATTTCACGACTATGAGATGGAAGCCGATATTGTGCTCCAGCCAGAGCAGGCGCTCATAAGTAAGCAGCCAGTTATTACGCTTGGCAATCTGCAGGGCGGATTCGAGCTTCCGATGCAGCATCTGGTTGTGATTACAGAAAGTGAAGTATTCACGCAGAAGCAGCGCAAGGCATCCAAAACTCGTAAAAATTTGAGTAATGCTGAGCGGATCAAAAGCTACACAGAGCTTGCAGTTGGCGATTACGTTGTACATGTCAATCATGGGATCGGGAAATATCTCGGCATTGAAACGCTTGATATTAACGGGATTCATAAAGATTATCTGCATATTAAATATGCAGGCAATGACAAGCTGTACGTACCGATTGAACAGATCGATCAGGTACAGAAGTATGTTGGCAGTGAAGAAAAAGAGCCGAAGGTATATAAGCTCGGCGGCACAGACTGGAAGAAAGTTAAAAATAAAGTTCGAGCATCCGTTCAGGATATTGCGCAGGATCTAATCAAATTGTATGCGGAGCGCCAGCAGGCAAGAGGTTATGCATTCAGCAAAGACGGAGAAGAAATGCGGGAGTTCGAAGCGATGTTCCCGTATGATGAGACAGATGACCAGCTGCGCACAATTTGTGAGATAAAAGAAGATATGGAAATGCCCCGTCCGATGGATCGTCTGTTGTGTGGAGATGTGGGCTATGGGAAGACGGAAGTGGCCATTCGCGCTGCCTTTAAGTCAGTGATGGACGGCAAGCAGGTAGCTATACTTGTGCCGACTACGATTTTGGCACAGCAGCATTACGAGACATTCCGGGAGCGTTTTGCGGATTATCCGGTTACTATTTCTGTGATTAGCCGCTTCCGTACCCGCAAGGAACAGACGCAGACGCTCAAAGGCGTGAAAGACGGAACGGTTGATATTGTCATCGGGACACACCGCCTGCTGTCCAAGGATGTCATATTCAAAGATCTTGGCCTGCTTATTGTGGATGAAGAACAACGATTCGGTGTGACTCACAAGGAAAAGCTGAAGCGTCTGAAAACGAACGTCGATGTACTGACCCTGACGGCAACGCCAATCCCGCGCACGCTTCATATGTCCATGCTCGGTGTGCGAGATCTGTCCGTCATTGAGACACCACCGGAGAATCGGTTCCCGGTTCAGACGTATGTAATGGAATATAGCGCAGGTCTTGTACGGGAAGCAGTTGAGCGCGAACTTGCACGTGAAGGCCAAGTGTATTTCTTGTATAATCAGGTACAGGGTATTGACCAGATGGCCGAGCAGATTCGAATGCTTGTGCCGGAGGCTAAAGTAGTGGTGGCTCACGGCCAAATGAGTGAAACGGAGCTTGAATCCGTCATGCTCAGCTTTCTGGAAGGAGAATCAGATGTACTAGTCAGTACCACCATTATTGAAACAGGTGTTGATATTCCAAATGTAAACACATTGATTGTCACGAATGCCGACCGAATGGGTTTATCCCAGTTGTATCAGCTACGAGGGCGTGTTGGGCGCTCCAATCGAATTGCTTATGCGTATTTTACGTATCAGCGTGATAAGGTGCTGACAGAAGTAGCAGAGAAACGTCTGCAGGCGATTAAAGAATTCACGGAGCTTGGTTCCGGTTTTAAAATCGCGATGCGGGACTTGTCCATTCGCGGTGCGGGTAACCTGCTCGGCGCTGAACAGCATGGCTTTATCGCATCAGTCGGATTTGATTTATATAGCCAGATGCTTAAGGATGCCATCGAAGAGCTTAAAGGTGAACCGCAAAAAGAAGAAGAGGTTCATCCTGAGATTACGATTACCATTGATGCGTTTATTCCGTCCGATTACATTCAGGACGGTAAACAAAAAATCGAAATGTACAAGAAATTTGCAGCCGCTTCTTCTTTTAGCGATCTCGATGATTTGACAGAAGAGCTGATCGACCGTTTCGGAACGATTCCGCACAGCGTGATGAATCTTCTGCATGTAGCTAAGTTGCGTGTATATGCACGTGAGAACCGAATCGTAGAGATTGCACAGAAGGGGGAAGCTGTCCTCCTGACATTCCATGAAGATCAGACGACGAAAGTGGACTGGAGTATTTTGTACGACTTGGAAGGATCGCTGTCGCGCCGCATTTCTTTATCACGTCAGGCACAGCAAGTAGTAGTCAGCCTGAAGGTGAAAGGGCTACAATCAGAAGAGATCGTAGAACAACTGGAAACATTTTTTGTGCAATTCGATGCAGTAAAAAAGAAAACAGAAGGCGAGGAAGCAGCAGATGTGGCAAAATAA
- a CDS encoding peptidylprolyl isomerase: MWQNKRIGRLIGTGVLATAILLAGCGKQEVTVAKYDNNKVITESQYKNYIAIVEAIEPGIGEQIKAGNKDALTSVLHYEILTAHIADQVKETDDMKKEAEANFKQFEDMNKAQLEKGKTIDQYYKEKNVTKKDVEDFFLSQLKLITYFSNGIPEADKKKEYEQAKAQGFLTSADVRHILISTEKRSKAEAKKKADALVKELRGGADFAKLAKENTDDPGSKGTGGLYHHTMEDFPLAQTAEAYRKAAMTLPLNKISDPIETEYGYHIMRIEKRTDEPYAKVEKDITRMLAQQKENDFYTNKLKGIIKEEKIPAAMIKEQPKQTAPNQPGQTPVSPAPAQQPAPKPANQ; the protein is encoded by the coding sequence ATGTGGCAAAATAAACGGATTGGCCGCCTGATTGGTACAGGTGTGCTGGCAACAGCAATCCTGCTTGCAGGATGTGGAAAACAAGAAGTGACAGTAGCAAAATACGATAATAATAAAGTGATCACGGAGTCTCAGTACAAGAATTATATTGCGATCGTTGAGGCCATTGAACCGGGTATTGGTGAACAGATTAAAGCAGGAAATAAAGATGCTCTGACATCGGTTCTTCATTATGAGATTTTGACTGCGCATATTGCCGATCAAGTAAAAGAAACAGATGACATGAAAAAGGAAGCAGAAGCAAACTTCAAGCAGTTTGAAGATATGAACAAAGCGCAGCTTGAGAAGGGTAAAACCATTGATCAGTACTACAAAGAAAAGAACGTGACAAAGAAAGATGTAGAGGATTTCTTCTTGAGCCAGCTCAAGCTGATTACGTATTTCTCGAATGGCATCCCGGAAGCAGATAAAAAGAAAGAATATGAGCAGGCAAAAGCGCAGGGTTTCCTGACATCGGCTGATGTGCGCCATATTCTGATTTCGACGGAAAAACGATCAAAAGCAGAAGCGAAGAAAAAAGCGGACGCGCTTGTAAAAGAACTGCGCGGTGGTGCGGACTTCGCGAAGCTAGCTAAAGAAAACACGGATGATCCGGGTAGCAAAGGAACAGGTGGCCTGTATCACCATACGATGGAAGATTTCCCGCTTGCACAAACAGCGGAAGCGTACCGCAAAGCTGCCATGACGCTGCCGCTTAACAAAATCAGCGATCCGATCGAAACGGAATACGGCTATCACATTATGCGCATTGAGAAACGTACAGATGAGCCGTATGCTAAAGTGGAAAAAGACATTACCCGCATGTTAGCACAGCAGAAAGAAAACGACTTCTATACGAATAAGTTAAAGGGAATTATCAAAGAAGAAAAAATTCCAGCTGCTATGATCAAAGAGCAGCCAAAACAGACAGCTCCAAATCAGCCTGGACAGACCCCGGTTTCACCGGCACCAGCGCAGCAGCCAGCTCCGAAACCAGCTAATCAATAA